From Frateuria aurantia DSM 6220, one genomic window encodes:
- the moeB gene encoding molybdopterin-synthase adenylyltransferase MoeB: protein MSTPTDLAGWLNQLRDHVSEIPPAEALQRQVQGALLLDVREDDERASGMPTGASGLSRGFLELQIEQLEPDRERELLLICGSGTRSLFAAEALQRMGYARVSSVQGGLNRWKAEGLPISRGLLDADARQRYARQLRLEQVGEAGQARLADACILLLGAGGLGSPAALYLAAAGVGRLTLVDDDVVERSNLHRQVIHADARVGMAKTESARAALLALNPTIQVDIHTTRLDAGNVEELIAGHDVVIDGADNFPARYLLTAATRRLGIPLVYGAVERFSGQVSVFDPRREDAPCYRCLFPDPPPPEAAPNCSEAGVLGVLPGIVGLLQATEALKLVLEIGEPLVGRLLQFDALGMQFRSTRLPRDPDCPGCGIGAHFEGHRDLAASCASA, encoded by the coding sequence ATGAGCACGCCCACCGATCTGGCCGGCTGGCTGAACCAGCTGCGCGACCATGTTTCCGAAATCCCCCCGGCCGAGGCCTTGCAGCGGCAGGTGCAGGGCGCCTTGCTGCTGGATGTGCGCGAGGACGATGAGCGCGCCAGCGGCATGCCCACGGGGGCCAGCGGTCTGTCTCGAGGCTTCCTGGAGCTGCAGATCGAGCAGCTGGAGCCTGATCGTGAGCGCGAATTGCTGCTGATCTGCGGCAGTGGCACACGTTCGCTGTTCGCTGCCGAAGCCCTGCAGCGGATGGGTTATGCCCGCGTCAGCTCGGTACAGGGCGGCCTGAATCGCTGGAAGGCCGAGGGTCTTCCCATCAGCCGTGGTCTGCTCGACGCCGATGCCCGGCAACGCTACGCCCGCCAGTTGCGGCTGGAACAGGTCGGCGAAGCCGGCCAGGCCCGTCTGGCCGATGCCTGCATCCTGCTGCTGGGTGCAGGCGGCCTGGGTTCACCGGCCGCGCTGTATCTGGCCGCCGCCGGGGTGGGGCGACTGACCCTGGTCGATGATGACGTGGTCGAGCGTTCCAATCTGCACCGTCAGGTGATCCACGCCGATGCCCGGGTCGGCATGGCCAAGACCGAGTCGGCCAGGGCGGCGCTGCTGGCATTGAACCCGACCATCCAGGTCGACATCCATACCACCCGTCTGGATGCCGGCAATGTCGAGGAGCTGATCGCGGGTCATGACGTGGTCATCGATGGGGCCGACAATTTCCCGGCCCGCTACCTGCTGACCGCGGCGACCCGGCGACTGGGCATTCCGCTGGTCTATGGCGCGGTCGAGCGTTTCAGCGGTCAGGTCAGCGTGTTTGATCCGCGCCGTGAGGACGCACCCTGTTATCGCTGCCTGTTCCCGGACCCGCCGCCGCCGGAGGCCGCGCCCAATTGCAGCGAGGCGGGTGTGCTGGGCGTGCTGCCCGGCATCGTCGGTCTGCTGCAGGCCACCGAGGCGCTCAAACTGGTATTGGAGATCGGAGAGCCGCTGGTCGGCCGGCTGCTGCAGTTCGATGCCCTGGGCATGCAGTTCCGCAGCACGCGCCTGCCGCGCGACCCGGACTGCCCGGGCTGCGGCATCGGCGCGCACTTCGAGGGCCATCGTGATCTTGCCGCGAGTTGCGCCAGCGCCTGA
- the folD gene encoding bifunctional methylenetetrahydrofolate dehydrogenase/methenyltetrahydrofolate cyclohydrolase FolD: MTARILDGKRIANELLDQIAGRVAARQEQGLRTPGLAVILVGSDPASAVYVRNKRRACDQVGFNSFGFDLPAETPQDELFALIDRLNADPDVHGILVQSPLPPHIDEDALVDRIDPSKDVDGFQAINIGRLALRRFGLRPCTPKGVMTLLGHTDQPVRGKHAVIVGVSNHVGRPLGLELLIAGATTTSCHRFTPDLEAHVRRADIVVVAVGKPGLVKGEWIKPGAVVVDVGINRLDDGRLVGDVEFETAAERAGWITPVPGGVGPMTVATLIENTLEAAEMADAG, from the coding sequence ATGACTGCACGCATTCTTGACGGCAAGCGTATTGCCAATGAACTCCTGGATCAGATCGCCGGCCGTGTCGCGGCCCGTCAAGAGCAAGGGCTGCGCACGCCGGGTCTGGCCGTGATCCTGGTCGGAAGCGACCCGGCTTCGGCGGTCTATGTCCGCAACAAGCGGCGGGCCTGCGACCAGGTCGGCTTCAACTCCTTCGGCTTTGACCTGCCGGCCGAAACCCCGCAGGACGAGTTGTTCGCACTGATCGACCGCCTCAATGCCGATCCGGACGTGCATGGCATTCTTGTTCAGTCGCCGCTGCCGCCTCATATCGACGAGGATGCCCTGGTCGACCGGATCGACCCGAGCAAGGATGTTGACGGCTTCCAGGCCATCAATATCGGCCGGCTGGCGCTGCGCCGTTTCGGTTTGCGTCCCTGCACCCCGAAGGGTGTCATGACTTTGCTGGGCCATACCGACCAGCCGGTGCGCGGCAAGCATGCCGTCATTGTCGGGGTCTCCAATCATGTCGGCCGCCCGCTGGGTCTGGAACTGCTGATCGCCGGTGCGACCACGACTTCATGCCATCGCTTCACTCCTGACCTGGAAGCGCATGTCCGCCGCGCCGACATCGTAGTGGTCGCGGTCGGCAAGCCTGGTCTGGTCAAGGGCGAGTGGATCAAGCCCGGTGCCGTGGTGGTTGATGTCGGCATCAACCGGCTGGATGACGGCCGTCTGGTCGGCGACGTGGAATTCGAGACCGCTGCCGAGCGCGCTGGCTGGATCACGCCGGTGCCGGGCGGTGTCGGTCCGATGACCGTGGCCACCCTGATCGAAAACACCCTGGAAGCAGCCGAGATGGCTGACGCCGGCTGA
- a CDS encoding oxygenase MpaB family protein: MSSPLQLLGRAVRQPLRQWVRTAFPREPVGAIDYEQPIGDPGLFGPESVIWKIHADFAGMLAGGLSALILQTLHPAALAGVYDHSNFRHDLVGRLRRTTAFVGATTYAPTRAAQQMIRRVRTIHRQVKGFTTDGQPYAADDPALLTWVHVTEVSSFLQGYRRYGRHDLPAAAIDRYFDESRRIAEALGATDVPASLAEVEAYLQAIQPQLRFDARSREVLDVLTRIQLPVPLAGPSRELFLGAGVALLPDWALARLDHPALSRTRARWTSHALQQMAPWFRGALTDGVAAKACRRMGVSPTILQQWPA, encoded by the coding sequence ATGTCATCACCTCTACAGCTACTCGGCCGCGCTGTCCGCCAACCGCTGCGGCAGTGGGTTCGCACGGCGTTCCCGCGTGAACCGGTCGGCGCCATCGACTACGAACAGCCCATCGGCGATCCGGGACTGTTCGGACCGGAAAGCGTGATCTGGAAGATCCATGCCGATTTTGCAGGCATGCTGGCCGGCGGTCTTTCCGCTCTGATCCTGCAGACCCTGCATCCGGCGGCGCTGGCCGGGGTCTACGATCATTCCAATTTTCGCCATGATCTGGTCGGGCGACTGCGGCGGACCACGGCCTTTGTCGGCGCGACGACTTATGCGCCCACCCGCGCGGCGCAACAGATGATACGGCGGGTACGGACCATCCATCGTCAGGTCAAGGGCTTCACTACCGACGGCCAGCCTTATGCTGCCGATGATCCCGCCCTGCTGACCTGGGTACATGTCACCGAGGTCAGCAGTTTTCTGCAAGGTTATCGCCGTTATGGCCGGCACGATCTGCCCGCCGCGGCCATCGATCGCTATTTTGACGAAAGCCGCCGCATCGCCGAGGCGCTGGGTGCCACCGATGTCCCGGCTTCGCTGGCCGAGGTCGAGGCCTATCTGCAGGCCATCCAGCCTCAGCTGCGCTTCGATGCCCGATCGCGCGAGGTGCTGGATGTGCTGACCCGGATCCAGCTGCCGGTGCCGCTGGCCGGCCCTTCCCGGGAATTGTTCCTTGGCGCCGGTGTCGCCCTGCTTCCGGACTGGGCCCTGGCCCGGCTGGATCATCCGGCCCTGTCCCGGACCCGCGCCCGCTGGACCAGCCATGCTCTGCAGCAGATGGCGCCCTGGTTCCGCGGCGCGCTCACCGATGGGGTGGCCGCCAAGGCCTGCCGCCGGATGGGCGTATCGCCCACCATCCTGCAGCAATGGCCGGCCTGA
- a CDS encoding lipopolysaccharide biosynthesis protein, translating into MKRPSLARSGLQTMMVLGLRLLTQACSLMLAMRLFGPGLYGNVASASSLAVVLGVLPNLGAGTLLMRRIALEPQAPADVWRYAWPQHLLLGLGLTVIYVRLAPAISGAGLIPTACWAGFALTEIVLSPLIVQLSMTLQALERVPLGQLLQIMPLLLRVLAMAACFGLPPGHRLQGYVALQCVAALIGLALALQVVSRHVRLNWRPRRPRGSELRDGTAYAALNMVSANTMELDKVLALHATGAMAAGLYASASRIVFAGTMPMIGLLLAAQPRLFRHAATDQAGLRQLAWRLALSCLLLGSLLAAALRLVAPWLIQVFGPAFAGLDTLLPMMAWVIPAMSLHLMAAQTLVSIGPPGRRLIYDLAGLLGLAVLMLPLGHRLGAPGLGWALLLNESLMAAIGWSWVLLELRRRVDHRAH; encoded by the coding sequence TTGAAGCGGCCGTCCCTGGCCCGAAGCGGCCTGCAGACCATGATGGTGCTGGGCCTGCGATTGTTGACCCAGGCCTGCAGCCTGATGCTGGCCATGCGTCTGTTCGGGCCCGGCCTGTACGGCAATGTCGCCTCCGCCAGCTCCCTGGCCGTGGTGCTTGGCGTGCTGCCCAATCTGGGTGCCGGCACCTTGCTGATGCGCCGGATCGCGCTGGAGCCCCAGGCCCCGGCCGATGTGTGGCGCTATGCCTGGCCCCAGCACCTGCTGCTGGGCCTGGGCCTGACCGTGATCTACGTGCGGCTGGCGCCGGCCATCAGTGGCGCCGGACTGATCCCTACGGCCTGCTGGGCCGGCTTTGCCCTGACCGAGATCGTGCTCAGTCCGTTGATCGTGCAACTCAGCATGACACTGCAGGCTCTGGAGCGCGTTCCCCTGGGTCAGCTGCTGCAGATCATGCCCTTGCTGCTGCGGGTACTGGCGATGGCAGCCTGTTTTGGCCTGCCTCCCGGCCACCGCCTGCAGGGCTATGTCGCCTTGCAGTGCGTGGCGGCCCTGATCGGTCTGGCGCTGGCGTTGCAGGTGGTCAGTCGCCACGTTCGGCTGAACTGGCGGCCACGCCGGCCACGCGGTTCCGAGCTGCGAGACGGGACGGCCTATGCCGCGCTGAACATGGTCAGCGCCAATACCATGGAGCTGGACAAGGTATTGGCCCTGCATGCCACCGGAGCCATGGCGGCAGGCCTGTATGCCAGTGCCTCGCGCATCGTGTTTGCGGGCACCATGCCGATGATCGGCCTGCTGCTGGCGGCCCAACCCCGCCTGTTCCGCCACGCGGCCACGGATCAGGCCGGGCTGCGCCAACTGGCCTGGCGGCTGGCACTGAGCTGTCTGCTGCTGGGCAGCCTGCTGGCCGCCGCACTGCGTCTGGTGGCGCCATGGCTGATCCAGGTGTTCGGCCCTGCCTTTGCCGGACTGGACACCCTGCTGCCGATGATGGCCTGGGTGATCCCCGCGATGAGCCTGCATCTGATGGCCGCCCAGACCTTGGTCAGCATCGGGCCGCCGGGTCGCCGGTTGATCTACGATCTGGCCGGCCTGCTGGGTCTGGCCGTCCTGATGCTGCCGCTGGGCCACCGACTGGGAGCCCCCGGTCTGGGCTGGGCCTTGCTGTTGAACGAGTCCCTGATGGCCGCGATCGGCTGGTCCTGGGTCTTGCTGGAACTGCGACGGCGGGTTGATCATCGAGCCCATTGA